TATAAAATAAAATATTACGCATGTTTGTGAAGATCTTTAAGGCTCATAGTTAACCTCATATTATGATCAATCTTGCCAGGATGCTCGCAGACATTCAGTTCGGGAGGGGAGCTGGAGCTGCCCTTTTTCCGGATGGCACGACGTTCCAGCTTTCCAGCACACAGCGGCTGAGATATCTTCTCTCAGGGAGGGAGCGGATAGCGACCGTGCGCGCCCGGGACTCACATCTAACGCTCAGCATGCTCGGCGCTGAGAGGCTGCACATGGCGTTTCCCCATCCTAAACTCAGGGTGGTCGCGTCTCCTGATGCTGTGCCTTTTGTCTCTGCCGGAAAGAACCTCTTCGCCAGGCACGTCCTGTACGCAGATCCTGAGATAAGAGCGGGCGATGAGGTGCTGGTCGTTGATGAGAGCGACAGGCTGATCGCCACAGGAAGGGCAGTTCTCGCGCCTGGGGAGATGCTCCAGATAAAGAGAGGCGTGGCTGTTTCAGTGAGATATGGGATTGAGGAACATGTCCGTCGTGGCTGAGAAGCTCGATATTCTAAGGGAGATAGTCGCCTCCAAGGGGAGCATGCTCGTATCTTTCTCTGGAGGTGTCGACAGCAGCCTGCTAGCTGCGGTATCCAGAGATGTTCTCGGAGAGAGGGCGGTGGCCGTGATCCTGGACTCCCCGCTGATGCCGAGGAGGGAGCTGGAGCATGCGAAGTCTGTTGCTCGACGTCTCGGGATCAAGTGCATCGTGGTCGAGCATGATGTCCTCGATCTCGAGAGCGTCGTTGAGAACAGCCCGGATAGATGTTATCACTGCAAGAAATCATCTGGAGGAATTCTCAGGAAGATCGCAGCCTCTCTCGGCATCAGCTGCGTGGCAGACGGCGTCAACACCACCGACTACGATGATTACCGCCCGGGGATAAAAGCATGTGATGAAGAAGGTATATGCCATCCGTTTGTTGATGCTGGCATATCGAAATCTGATATCAGGGAGATATCAAGATCCATCGGACTTGATTTCTGGAGCAGACCATCGTCTGCATGCCTCGCATCCAGGATCCCATACGGCGTGCGCATAACATCGCATGCGCTTAAAAGAGTGGAGCTGGCGGAGGATGTGCTGAAGGATACCGGACTCTCACAGGTCCGCGTGAGAGCGCATGGCGATCTCGCCAGGATTGAGGTTCTTCCGTCTGAGATCCAACAGGTTCTGATGCACAGGGATAGCATCGTGAATGCGCTCAAAGAGCTGGGATTTTCGTATATCACACTCGATCTCGAGGGCTACAGGAGCGGAAGCATGAATGCAAGTATCTGGAGGTAAGAGCTTTAAGCTCAGAGCACGCCTCGATCGGACATATCAACCTAAATGGATCGATCATCGTCGATCGATGATTTTCACAGGCGCTAAAACACAAATTACAATCGCCGCATCCTGAGGATCAAGATCGCACCACGACGCTGAAAATAGCGCTGTAAGCAAAGCCGGTGGTCTACCTCTGACATGCGGATAAGTGCAAAAGCAATATTTGAGGAGATTCATAACCATCAACCACGCTGCAGGGCGCCGGACAATTATTAACAGGTCCCATGATATCGATTTCCATGCCGACATCGTTCAAAATAAAGTCGTGTGCTTGAATCATCGAATTCGGAGGCATGCGACGCCGTGGGTTTCATGCAACATTATGCCGGTGAGTGCTGGTCCCTGAGACATGTTCAGTGATTCAGGTACACGACCCTATCATGTATCTGCTACTCCTGTTGCATCTTGGGGATGAACCCTTCCGCACAACATTCGATACTGATATAAAATTTTAATAAGTAGCGTGCAGATTAAAGCGTATGATTATAGTGGTCTCAGATGTGCACATGGCTGAGCGGCTCAACGACCGCCAGGTAGAAGCCGACGATGCCATGTTTCTGGAGTTCTTGGATCGTATAGCATCAGACCAGCTCAGCAGCGGTGGGCACCTTGTCCTTTTGGGGGATATCGTTGATCTGTGGAGACGGGATTTCGGGAGAGCCCTTATGGATAGCGAGTCTATGCTATCAAAGCTCGTAGAGATAAGCAGAAAGGCCACAGTCCACTATGTTGCAGGAAACCACGACCTCCATATGCTCAGGATGTGTGAGTTAGCAGGTAGTCGCTTTCCATTCGAGGTAACAAAGACCCTCCCGCTCGAGGATGATGGGACCAAGCTGTTCTTCATCCACGGCTACCAGCTGGAGGTGCTGGCGAACCCTTATTGCAAATCCATGACAGCCTACGAGACATTCGCTGAAGGACTCTGCCTGGCCGGCGACGATACAGGTAATGCTGCTGACAAGCTATGGGATACCTTCAAGGTGGCCAAGTCGGCGCTTGATGGCATTAAGCGTCTACCTTCAGATGTGAAAGGTGCTATCGATTCCATGATGCAGTCACCGGGAATCAGGATGACTGGCCCCCATAATGTGCGAACAATAGTAGAGCAGCTCGCATCATCGATGGCTAGGGTCGTCTATCTCGGAATGAAGCCTGATGAGTTCCTGATATTTGGTCATACTCACCGTCCATTCTGCGATCAGAAGAACCACGTTGCGAACACAGGCTCATGGAATAAAGAGCCATGCGATCACTACAGCTTCATCGAGATCGATGAGGGACACATCACGCCCAAAACGTTCCTTCCTTAAGCTACCTTTTTCGCATGATTCGCTCTCAGTCCACCTGAAACGTGCAGGTAAGCGCAAAAACAATAACTTCAGGCCAGTTGTCAGGTGCACCATCTGAGATGCGTCTCCGGCACACTGCCAGATCTCTCGGCGAGCAGGGCAATCTCAGGCGTTCGTAGGTGTGGAGTGACGAGCGGCTGATGGAGGGGAGATTGAAGCCAGAGTGAGAATATGTGGCAACATGAACGAAACGCAATCCGCACAGCTTTCCTATGGACGTCAGCAAGATAACGCCAGAGCAAAACTCAAAAGACACTGCAATATGGTAAAAAATCGATGTCAC
This Methanothrix sp. DNA region includes the following protein-coding sequences:
- the larE gene encoding ATP-dependent sacrificial sulfur transferase LarE, translating into MSVVAEKLDILREIVASKGSMLVSFSGGVDSSLLAAVSRDVLGERAVAVILDSPLMPRRELEHAKSVARRLGIKCIVVEHDVLDLESVVENSPDRCYHCKKSSGGILRKIAASLGISCVADGVNTTDYDDYRPGIKACDEEGICHPFVDAGISKSDIREISRSIGLDFWSRPSSACLASRIPYGVRITSHALKRVELAEDVLKDTGLSQVRVRAHGDLARIEVLPSEIQQVLMHRDSIVNALKELGFSYITLDLEGYRSGSMNASIWR
- a CDS encoding UDP-2,3-diacylglucosamine diphosphatase; this encodes MIIVVSDVHMAERLNDRQVEADDAMFLEFLDRIASDQLSSGGHLVLLGDIVDLWRRDFGRALMDSESMLSKLVEISRKATVHYVAGNHDLHMLRMCELAGSRFPFEVTKTLPLEDDGTKLFFIHGYQLEVLANPYCKSMTAYETFAEGLCLAGDDTGNAADKLWDTFKVAKSALDGIKRLPSDVKGAIDSMMQSPGIRMTGPHNVRTIVEQLASSMARVVYLGMKPDEFLIFGHTHRPFCDQKNHVANTGSWNKEPCDHYSFIEIDEGHITPKTFLP
- a CDS encoding PUA domain-containing protein encodes the protein MINLARMLADIQFGRGAGAALFPDGTTFQLSSTQRLRYLLSGRERIATVRARDSHLTLSMLGAERLHMAFPHPKLRVVASPDAVPFVSAGKNLFARHVLYADPEIRAGDEVLVVDESDRLIATGRAVLAPGEMLQIKRGVAVSVRYGIEEHVRRG